The proteins below are encoded in one region of Microbispora sp. NBC_01189:
- a CDS encoding ROK family protein, whose translation MADAGSWVVVGLDNGGTSNNATVLDASGRFLVDRMVETPSLVREGPEVAVEQLLLALGNVLELTGTPRSTVRAVGLDTPGPASARGVISSKGATNFVDPGWFGFDFRAALEARLGLPVVYNNDGNAAALYSHHVRFGADAWQHSSVSAIVGTGLGGGVIQSGHVVKGAAGMAGELGHVHISLQGLLEEDQPLPECNCGFTGDAESVASLTGIEKNLLPYWLTRFPGHELAGIEPVAKAARLLRGYAENGDALALKVFEQQAMAIGRLFTVAANFTDPDAYFLGGGVVEAAPHFREWFLEKVREHTLLRDEQRQVASVTLVEDLDMAGARGAALAALSEIVGR comes from the coding sequence ATGGCAGATGCAGGGTCCTGGGTCGTCGTCGGGCTCGACAACGGCGGGACAAGCAACAACGCGACCGTCCTCGACGCCTCCGGCCGTTTCCTCGTGGACCGCATGGTCGAGACCCCGAGCCTCGTGCGGGAGGGCCCCGAGGTCGCGGTCGAGCAGCTCCTCCTCGCCCTCGGCAACGTGCTGGAGCTGACCGGCACACCCCGGTCCACGGTGCGCGCGGTGGGCCTCGACACCCCCGGCCCGGCCAGCGCCCGCGGGGTGATCTCCTCCAAGGGCGCGACGAACTTCGTCGACCCTGGCTGGTTCGGCTTCGACTTCCGCGCCGCCCTGGAGGCCCGGCTCGGGCTTCCGGTCGTCTACAACAACGACGGCAACGCGGCGGCCCTCTACTCCCACCACGTACGCTTCGGCGCGGACGCCTGGCAGCACTCGTCGGTCTCCGCGATCGTCGGCACCGGTCTCGGCGGCGGCGTGATCCAGTCGGGGCACGTCGTGAAGGGCGCGGCCGGGATGGCCGGCGAGCTCGGGCACGTCCACATCTCCCTGCAGGGCCTCCTGGAGGAGGACCAGCCGCTGCCGGAGTGCAACTGCGGCTTCACCGGGGACGCCGAGAGCGTCGCCTCGCTGACCGGCATCGAGAAGAACCTGCTGCCCTACTGGCTGACCCGCTTCCCCGGCCACGAGCTCGCCGGGATCGAGCCCGTCGCGAAGGCGGCCCGGCTGCTGCGCGGCTACGCCGAGAACGGCGACGCGCTCGCCCTCAAGGTCTTCGAACAGCAGGCGATGGCCATCGGCAGGCTGTTCACCGTCGCGGCCAACTTCACCGACCCCGACGCGTACTTCCTGGGCGGCGGGGTGGTCGAGGCGGCCCCGCACTTCCGGGAGTGGTTCCTGGAGAAGGTCCGCGAGCACACCCTGCTGCGGGACGAGCAGAGGCAGGTGGCGAGTGTCACACTGGTGGAGGACCTCGACATGGCCGGAGCCCGGGGCGCCGCGCTGGCCGCGCTCTCCGAGATCGTCGGCCGCTGA
- a CDS encoding cellulose-binding domain-containing protein → MKQFRPAPGDRRAGIRRGARAGRGLPGSPAGRLVAALAALVAGLVVVLVPTAASAAPVCKVDYTVNQWQGGFTASVRLTNLGSAVSSWTLRWTAGTSQQITSAWNAQVSQSGATVTATNVSYNGSLATGGTADFGFQGTWSGSLTPPSDYSLNGVPCGGTSSPSPSASPSPSPSPSASPSRSPSPSPSPSASPSPSPSPSASPSPSPSPSPSTTPSTGCSGSGLVVCSGFEDQSGAPSGEWQVSTPNCSGSGTATIDTSTAHSGGKSLKVIGGGNYCNHMFVGTTKNVSGIAPVVYGRMWVRHTTALPAGHVSMITMADSRDGGKDLRIGGQNNALQWNRESDDATLPEQSPAGVALSTPLPTNRWVCLRFQIDTTQQAMRTYLDDQEVAGLRVDGTPTQNVDAQWLRRTTAPRPTTLRLGWESYGSDSDTIWYDDVALGSSPVGC, encoded by the coding sequence ATGAAGCAGTTCCGTCCCGCACCCGGTGACCGGCGTGCGGGCATCCGGAGGGGTGCGCGCGCCGGTCGCGGCCTGCCGGGCTCCCCGGCGGGGCGCCTGGTCGCGGCCCTGGCCGCGCTGGTGGCCGGGCTCGTGGTCGTGCTGGTGCCCACCGCCGCCTCCGCGGCCCCCGTCTGCAAGGTGGACTACACGGTCAACCAGTGGCAGGGCGGCTTCACCGCCTCGGTGCGGCTCACCAACCTCGGCTCCGCGGTCAGCTCGTGGACGCTGCGCTGGACGGCGGGCACCAGCCAGCAGATCACCAGCGCCTGGAACGCGCAGGTCAGCCAGTCGGGCGCGACGGTGACCGCCACCAACGTCTCCTACAACGGCTCGCTCGCCACGGGCGGCACGGCCGACTTCGGCTTCCAGGGCACCTGGTCGGGCAGCCTCACGCCGCCGTCCGACTACTCGCTGAACGGCGTGCCGTGCGGGGGCACGTCCTCGCCCTCGCCGTCGGCCTCTCCCTCGCCCTCGCCGTCCCCGTCGGCGTCCCCTTCGCGGTCGCCCTCGCCGTCCCCGTCCCCTTCGGCCTCTCCCTCGCCGTCACCGTCCCCGTCGGCCTCCCCTTCCCCTTCACCGTCTCCGTCGCCTTCGACGACGCCGTCGACCGGTTGCTCGGGCAGCGGCCTGGTGGTCTGCTCGGGGTTCGAGGACCAGTCGGGCGCGCCGTCGGGTGAATGGCAGGTCAGCACGCCGAACTGCTCGGGCAGCGGCACGGCCACGATCGACACCTCCACCGCGCACAGCGGTGGCAAGTCGCTCAAGGTCATCGGCGGCGGCAACTACTGCAACCACATGTTCGTCGGGACCACCAAGAACGTCTCGGGGATCGCGCCCGTGGTGTACGGCCGCATGTGGGTGCGGCACACGACCGCGCTCCCGGCCGGCCACGTCAGCATGATCACCATGGCGGACTCCCGGGACGGCGGCAAGGACCTGCGGATCGGCGGCCAGAACAACGCGCTCCAGTGGAACCGGGAGTCCGACGACGCCACGCTGCCCGAGCAGAGCCCGGCCGGCGTCGCGCTGAGCACCCCGCTGCCCACCAACCGCTGGGTCTGCCTGCGCTTCCAGATCGACACCACCCAGCAGGCGATGCGTACGTACCTGGACGACCAGGAGGTCGCCGGCCTCCGGGTGGACGGCACGCCCACCCAGAACGTGGACGCCCAGTGGCTGCGGCGCACCACCGCGCCGCGGCCCACGACGCTGCGCCTCGGCTGGGAGAGCTACGGCAGCGACTCGGACACGATCTGGTACGACGACGTGGCCCTCGGCTCCAGCCCCGTCGGCTGCTGA
- a CDS encoding hemerythrin domain-containing protein, whose protein sequence is MTDVHPVPELMKEGDVVDLLVHQHAVIRDMFEEVERAAPGERHEPFRRLVRMLAVHETAEEEIVHPYTRLRVDGGGEIVADRLREEREAKRMLAMLDDLGPEHSEFLPGLKRLRTAVLAHARAEERYEFTRLRAETTTAERRAMALGVRAALAMAPTRPHPGVESMTRNLLFGPPAAIVDRARDLIRQALGRRG, encoded by the coding sequence ATGACCGACGTGCACCCGGTGCCCGAACTGATGAAGGAGGGCGACGTCGTCGACCTCCTCGTCCACCAGCACGCCGTGATCAGGGACATGTTCGAGGAGGTGGAGCGGGCGGCGCCCGGCGAGCGTCACGAGCCCTTCCGGCGGCTGGTGCGGATGCTGGCCGTGCACGAGACGGCGGAGGAGGAGATCGTCCACCCCTACACCCGGCTGCGGGTCGACGGGGGAGGAGAGATCGTGGCCGACCGGCTCAGGGAGGAACGCGAGGCCAAACGCATGCTGGCCATGCTGGACGACCTGGGCCCCGAGCACTCCGAGTTCCTGCCGGGCCTCAAACGGCTGCGTACGGCCGTGCTCGCGCACGCGCGGGCCGAGGAGCGGTACGAGTTCACCCGTCTGCGCGCCGAGACGACGACGGCCGAGCGGCGCGCGATGGCCCTGGGCGTGCGGGCGGCGCTGGCGATGGCCCCCACGCGGCCGCATCCGGGCGTCGAGTCGATGACGCGGAACCTGTTGTTCGGCCCGCCCGCGGCGATCGTCGACCGGGCCCGCGACCTGATCCGCCAGGCGCTGGGCCGGAGGGGCTGA
- a CDS encoding STAS domain-containing protein — MHDFQVVVTQSPPFTVVTLSGELDVLTVPRLRKQVAPLLARPGTRILFDLEKLRFIDSAGMRVLIDACVRTPPEGGDGAVCRLSGHLRHLFGMLGLIERFTAYPTIADALDHPVDIRRHAAPLG; from the coding sequence TTGCACGATTTCCAGGTCGTGGTGACGCAGTCGCCGCCGTTCACCGTGGTCACGCTCAGCGGTGAGCTCGACGTGCTCACCGTGCCGAGGCTGCGCAAGCAGGTGGCTCCTCTGCTGGCCCGGCCCGGCACGCGCATCCTGTTCGACCTCGAGAAGCTGCGCTTCATCGACAGCGCGGGCATGCGCGTGCTCATCGACGCCTGCGTCCGGACGCCTCCGGAGGGCGGCGACGGGGCGGTGTGCCGTCTCAGCGGTCACCTGCGGCACCTGTTCGGCATGCTCGGTCTCATCGAGCGGTTCACCGCCTATCCGACCATCGCCGACGCACTCGACCACCCCGTGGACATCAGGCGCCACGCCGCCCCCCTCGGCTGA
- a CDS encoding MBL fold metallo-hydrolase — MKTGGQKNGAWGRRVGLLAGAAALAAAGWTLREVPAALGARPSGGRAQRVRRSKQFRDGAFRNTAPTSILPPGTSRQVVRELLFGRAPRKPRLPVPLVTPGASAGGDLDAIWYGHSSALIEIEGRRVLLDPVWSERCSPASFTGPRRLHPPPVPVYELPELDAIVISHDHYDHLDMATVRLLTRTQSAPFLVPLGVGAHLERWKVPASRIVELDWDEETTVSGIRFVATAGRHFSGRAFRRDQTLWASWVIAGERRKVFYTGDSGYFDGYAAIGAAHGPFDLSVVQIGAYSRGWPDIHMTPEEAILTHLDVRAGVLLPVHWGTFSLAPHAWSEPIDQLWREAKERDVRLVVPRPGERVAVDDPPAVDGWWQTIV, encoded by the coding sequence TTGAAGACCGGTGGACAGAAGAACGGTGCGTGGGGCCGTCGTGTGGGCCTGCTCGCGGGAGCGGCGGCCCTGGCGGCCGCCGGGTGGACGTTGCGGGAGGTTCCCGCCGCACTGGGGGCGCGGCCGTCGGGCGGGCGGGCACAGCGGGTGCGCCGCTCCAAGCAGTTCCGCGACGGCGCGTTCCGGAACACGGCGCCCACGTCGATCCTTCCGCCCGGAACGTCCCGGCAGGTCGTCCGTGAGCTGCTGTTCGGCAGGGCCCCGCGCAAGCCCAGGCTGCCGGTGCCGCTGGTGACCCCGGGCGCGTCCGCCGGAGGCGACCTCGACGCGATCTGGTACGGCCACTCCTCGGCCCTGATCGAGATCGAGGGCCGGCGGGTGCTGCTCGACCCGGTGTGGAGCGAGCGCTGCTCACCGGCGTCGTTCACCGGGCCCCGCCGGCTGCATCCCCCGCCGGTGCCGGTGTACGAGCTGCCCGAGCTCGACGCGATCGTCATCTCGCACGACCACTACGACCATCTCGACATGGCCACGGTTCGTCTGCTGACCCGGACGCAGTCCGCGCCGTTCCTCGTGCCGCTGGGGGTGGGCGCCCATCTGGAGCGGTGGAAGGTGCCGGCGTCACGGATCGTCGAGCTGGACTGGGACGAGGAGACCACGGTCTCCGGCATCCGGTTCGTCGCGACCGCCGGACGCCATTTCTCGGGCCGAGCCTTCCGCCGCGACCAGACGCTCTGGGCGTCGTGGGTCATCGCGGGCGAGCGCAGGAAGGTCTTCTACACCGGTGACTCCGGCTACTTCGACGGGTACGCCGCGATCGGCGCGGCGCACGGGCCCTTCGATCTCTCGGTGGTCCAGATCGGCGCCTACAGCAGGGGCTGGCCGGACATCCACATGACGCCCGAGGAGGCGATCCTCACCCACCTGGACGTGCGCGCCGGGGTGCTGCTGCCGGTGCACTGGGGCACCTTCTCCCTCGCCCCGCACGCGTGGAGCGAGCCGATCGACCAGTTGTGGCGTGAGGCGAAGGAGCGCGACGTGCGACTGGTGGTCCCGCGGCCGGGCGAGCGGGTCGCCGTCGACGACCCGCCTGCGGTCGACGGATGGTGGCAGACGATCGTGTGA
- the hutU gene encoding urocanate hydratase, with product MADDDDSTSTPRSVQAPAAPGAGRGPVRAPRGATLNARGWPQEAALRMLMNNLDPEVAEHPDRLVVYGGSGRAARDWPSFDAIVRELTTLRADETLLVQSGRPVGVMTTHEWAPRVLIANSNLVGDWATWPEFRRLEQLGLTMYGQMTAGSWIYIGTQGILQGTYETFAAVAAKRFGGSLAGTITLTAGLGGMGGAQPLAVTMNGGVAVCVDCDPRGVERRIGHGYLDVRAGDLDEALRLAYEARDARRPLSIGVVANAAEAVPALLARGAEIDVVTDQTSAHDPLAYLPLGVAFEDMAALARDDPEGFTRRARESMARHVEAMVGFRDAGAEVFDYGNSIRGEASLAGYARAFDFPGFVPAYIRPLFCEGKGPFRWAALSGDPADIAATDRAVLDLFPDNEPLARWIRMAGERVRYQGLPARICWLGYGERDRAGERFNDLVASGEVSAPLVIGRDHLDCGSVASPYRETEGMLDGSDAIADWPLLNAMVNVASGASWVSIHHGGGVGIGRSIHAGQVTVADGTRLAGEKIRRVLTNDPGMGVIRHVDAGYDRAAEVARERGVRVPMAGTEHPDARV from the coding sequence GTGGCCGACGACGATGACAGCACCTCCACCCCGAGATCCGTTCAGGCACCCGCGGCTCCCGGCGCCGGCCGTGGCCCTGTCCGGGCCCCGCGCGGCGCCACCCTGAACGCGCGCGGCTGGCCGCAGGAGGCGGCCCTGCGCATGCTGATGAACAACCTCGACCCCGAGGTCGCCGAGCATCCCGATCGGCTCGTCGTCTACGGCGGCAGCGGCAGGGCGGCGCGCGACTGGCCCTCCTTCGACGCGATCGTGCGGGAGCTCACCACCCTGCGCGCCGACGAGACGCTGCTCGTGCAGTCGGGCCGGCCCGTCGGGGTGATGACCACCCACGAGTGGGCTCCCCGGGTGCTCATCGCCAACTCCAACCTGGTCGGCGACTGGGCGACGTGGCCCGAGTTCCGGCGGCTCGAACAGCTCGGGCTCACGATGTACGGCCAGATGACCGCCGGTTCGTGGATCTACATCGGCACCCAGGGGATCCTGCAGGGCACGTACGAGACGTTCGCCGCGGTCGCGGCCAAGAGGTTCGGCGGCAGCCTCGCGGGGACGATCACCCTGACCGCCGGGCTCGGCGGCATGGGCGGCGCGCAGCCGCTGGCCGTGACCATGAACGGCGGCGTGGCCGTCTGCGTCGACTGCGACCCGCGCGGCGTCGAGCGCCGGATCGGCCACGGCTACCTGGACGTGCGCGCCGGCGACCTGGACGAGGCGCTGCGCCTGGCGTACGAGGCCAGGGACGCGCGGCGCCCGCTGTCGATCGGCGTGGTGGCCAACGCCGCCGAGGCCGTGCCCGCCCTGCTGGCGCGCGGCGCGGAGATCGACGTCGTCACCGACCAGACCAGCGCCCACGATCCCCTGGCGTACCTGCCGCTGGGCGTCGCGTTCGAGGACATGGCCGCGCTCGCGCGGGATGACCCGGAGGGCTTCACCCGGCGGGCGCGGGAGTCGATGGCCCGGCACGTCGAGGCGATGGTCGGCTTCCGGGACGCCGGCGCGGAGGTGTTCGACTACGGCAACTCGATCAGGGGAGAGGCGAGCCTCGCCGGGTACGCGCGGGCGTTCGACTTCCCCGGGTTCGTGCCCGCCTACATCCGGCCGTTGTTCTGCGAGGGAAAGGGCCCGTTCCGGTGGGCGGCGCTGTCCGGCGACCCGGCCGACATCGCGGCGACCGACCGCGCGGTGCTCGATCTGTTCCCGGACAACGAACCACTGGCCCGGTGGATCAGAATGGCGGGGGAGCGGGTGCGCTACCAGGGCCTGCCCGCGCGCATCTGCTGGCTGGGGTACGGCGAGCGCGACCGCGCGGGGGAGCGGTTCAACGACCTCGTCGCATCGGGGGAGGTCTCGGCTCCCCTCGTCATCGGCCGTGACCACCTCGACTGCGGGTCGGTCGCCTCGCCGTACCGCGAGACGGAGGGGATGCTGGACGGCTCCGACGCGATCGCCGACTGGCCGCTGCTGAACGCCATGGTCAACGTGGCCTCGGGCGCGTCCTGGGTGTCGATCCACCACGGCGGCGGGGTCGGCATCGGCCGTTCCATCCACGCCGGGCAGGTCACCGTCGCCGACGGCACACGGCTGGCCGGGGAGAAGATCCGCCGGGTGCTGACCAACGACCCCGGCATGGGGGTGATCCGGCACGTGGACGCCGGGTACGACCGGGCCGCCGAGGTCGCGCGTGAGCGCGGCGTGCGGGTCCCGATGGCCGGGACGGAGCACCCCGATGCCCGCGTCTGA
- a CDS encoding allantoate amidohydrolase, producing the protein MWRDLLPIGLDAATGGYRRHGWTAADADCRAWFAGQARARGLTYETDRNGNQWAWLGDPAAGDAVVTGSHLDSVPDGGAYDGPLGVVGAFAALDALRARGLRPRRPLALVNFTEEEGARFGLACLGSRLMTGAVAPETALALRDADGVCLAAAMERAGRDPGAAGRDDERLARVGVFVELHVEQGRHLAGTPHRVGVASAIWPHGRWRFDFRGEANHAGTTRMEDRRDPMPSYAAAVLAARAEAARLGALATFGRVRVEPNGTNAIPSRVTAWLDGRAPDPGVLDRLVEETTRAAAGAEVSRESYTPVVTFDGALRERAVRVLGGAPTLPTGAGHDSGILSAEVPAALLFVRNPTGVSHSPQEHAEESDCLAGVAALAAVLADLLTTPPTPQM; encoded by the coding sequence ATGTGGCGCGACCTGCTGCCCATCGGGCTGGACGCCGCGACCGGCGGCTACCGCCGGCACGGGTGGACGGCGGCCGACGCCGACTGCCGCGCCTGGTTCGCCGGGCAGGCCCGGGCGCGGGGGCTGACGTACGAGACCGACCGCAACGGCAACCAGTGGGCCTGGCTGGGCGACCCGGCGGCGGGAGACGCCGTGGTCACCGGGTCGCATCTCGACTCGGTGCCCGACGGCGGAGCGTACGACGGCCCGCTGGGGGTGGTGGGGGCCTTCGCGGCGCTCGACGCCCTGCGGGCCCGTGGTCTTCGTCCGCGGCGGCCGCTGGCCCTGGTGAACTTCACCGAGGAGGAGGGCGCCCGGTTCGGCCTGGCCTGCCTCGGATCGCGGCTGATGACCGGGGCCGTCGCGCCGGAGACGGCCCTGGCGCTGCGTGACGCGGACGGCGTCTGTCTCGCGGCGGCCATGGAGCGGGCCGGGCGCGATCCGGGAGCCGCAGGGCGTGACGACGAGCGCCTCGCCCGCGTCGGCGTCTTTGTGGAGTTGCACGTGGAGCAGGGCCGTCACCTCGCCGGCACCCCGCACCGGGTGGGCGTCGCCTCCGCCATCTGGCCGCACGGCCGCTGGCGCTTCGACTTCCGCGGCGAGGCCAACCACGCGGGGACCACCAGGATGGAGGACCGGCGTGATCCCATGCCGTCCTACGCCGCGGCCGTGCTCGCGGCCCGCGCCGAGGCCGCACGCCTGGGAGCCCTGGCCACCTTCGGCCGGGTCCGGGTGGAGCCCAACGGAACCAACGCCATCCCCTCGCGGGTGACCGCCTGGCTCGATGGACGGGCGCCCGACCCCGGTGTCCTGGACAGACTCGTCGAGGAGACGACGCGGGCGGCCGCGGGGGCCGAGGTGAGCCGGGAGTCCTACACCCCGGTCGTGACGTTCGACGGAGCGCTGCGCGAGCGTGCCGTCCGCGTTCTCGGCGGCGCGCCCACACTGCCCACGGGCGCGGGACACGACTCGGGCATCCTGTCGGCCGAGGTCCCGGCCGCCCTGCTGTTCGTCCGCAACCCCACCGGCGTCTCCCATTCGCCGCAGGAGCACGCGGAGGAGTCCGACTGCCTCGCCGGTGTCGCGGCC